ACCGTCCTTCTATTCAAAATTATGCAGAGTTGCTGACACCGGTAGGTTACATTGTCTAAATCAAACCACGTACGCACCAAATATAAACCCCGTCACACAAATCCCACGCGGGATGACTTTTTTAAGCGGCTCATAGATCGACACGTGTACATCACGACCGTGTGACTCGCTCGTGTGAAACTGTCGGTGGCAGGTACTATAGGGAGTAAAGTGAAAGAAAGAGTGTAGAGTAACCTAGATTTTTGGTACGGTGTTTGATGGTTCCGATGATTGCCACGTGGGATTTACTGGAGTGTGACGTAAGCGACCGTTCTTTAGTGCCGGCAATGTGGttcaacaaaaattacaattttttttttttatataaaattaagtgtAGTTTGTactttctaaattattttgaatatactaatattaaaaataattttaaaaaataaaaaaaatattattaatatgtttttcttcAGTCTTGGCTTATACGGTACATGGTCCAGGTTTGTACTTTATAGTCCTTTTTAAATgccttaaaaaaaacttttattctactattttggattgatttttacgaaattttgttataattttatttgtttatttatttatggttttgtaattgttttatatGATCGAACTCgctgtttgtattttttgatgatttttttaaacaagttattgtttcttaattttataaaataaaataaattttaatatgcaAAAACTATtactgtaatatatatatatatatatatatatatatatattacttaaccttaaaatttactaaaataatatttttaagttttttttttaaaaaaaaaattataacttgagTTAATCAATCGAATGGGTTATCTGAGATTTGGATCGGGTGGATTTCTAAATtgaatcctataaataaaatgtgTGGTGTGCAATGAATTTATTTCATCAAAGTCTTCTCCTTTgctggatggatggatggacgAGTGAATGAATGATATTATAGAttcttttacaataaaaaaaatcacccaaTAAGCGGACAATGGACCCCAAAAGATTCATTAATTATCAACaataacttatcataaaaatatttgaaggtaattattctcaactaccTTTTTAAGTAATGAACATTTATGCCGTGCTTGATACATGTTTAAAGTTTAAACCATTAAGCTACATTTGGACATTCATGGATGCTTAGAGTTTGTGTTGCTTTTgacttttgaaataattttttttgttgaattaaatatttcacattcaatcaaattttcCAATCCACATTTGCATCGAATCATAACTACaaaaaatctcttaatttttaatcataaataatttaaaaaccatCACAAAATGATATGTATTAgcattttaattgaataaatcaatctaaaaaaactaattaaaaaataaaattactattaaaatttcaataaataatatttttttttcaatgataagaCAATCAAACTAGTTTGTGTATTTAGTGTGTGTTAGGAAGTACAATAGcttatgtttttaaatacattttaaaagtgtatttcacttgataaaatattaaattaatattttgtttagtatttttgatagttttggtgtattgatgtaaaaaataaataaataatatattttaatatattttcaaataaaaaataccttacactataataccaaacacacaattaattaaaaataaatctttttcctAACAAATTAAGGGTACAATATTTCCAAAATAATGCTTACAGATACATTTAACtttagaataagaaaaaaatatggaggAAACTTTCTTAATCACCGAGATAATCTCTTaggtttaaataaatttaaaacaagttCTTGAAGTTAATTTGAAGATAAATGAAttggttaaaattaatattatatctttaaaaaaaaaattccaaaccaTTAATGATAGACCAACAGAATTACGAGGTTAATTATTGTAATAGTATTTTTGTAGTTACAACCATTTAACAGACAGCAACCGTTCAACCAAATTTGTTGTTATTTGATAAACCCGTAACTATTGCTAATGGTGTCACTAATTAATCCATAATTAACTACTCTTAAGTCCTAATCTCCCCTCTCTGTAACTGCCACACCTGTGAATTAAGCAGCGGTGAAACGTCACCGGTTTTAAAGCTAAACTCCCTACCAGACACGGAGACAGCAAAGACATATCCCACAAGTAACTGCCACGTGTCCAGTCTCTTTCTTACAACAATTGACAAGACAATGATTGGGGTTACAATAAATTCCCCTAAATGCCACTAGAAGTCACACGTGTGCTTCGTTGGGAAAAAACCCACCAAATCTTTACCTAGACCATCATGTTTCTTAACATTAccccttattattatttatttttttaataataatatgattttttttataatactaatATTTCCTTTTTGTCATAATTtcccttaattaatttaaatatttagtgTCCTGTACTATTTTGGTGcatcaaatttaatctttttaataaattcataaaaggAGTCatcatatatttcaattaatacaTACATTTacatttagaaaattaatttctcttgTAATTAACAttctttaaattcaaatttaaaaataataattcatctatatttttttttcttgaaatttggtAAGAGGAAATAGgatccaagttttttttacctttatacAGTAAGTTTTGGCGgctttttatagttttataatgTAGTTTAATAATCATCAATAATACatagattaatatttaattagaatctttctctctatatataaaGACGCCTTCTCTGGTCACAGCAACAGCTTAGCTAGCTGTCCactcatttttttaacaaatttctacatttttttcattttttttcttccttccttgAAATCTctggagagaaagaaagaaaggaacgAATCCCATTTCCTAGAAATTTGACTCTCCTCTTCCTTCATTTTTCATTGGTTTCTTTCGAGATTGTTGGTTCAGTGTTTCTTGAAAATCTTTGAGTTGTATATGGTTCCATTTTTGTTGAAGAGAGATCTGGCCAGGGGTTGAATTTAGCTATAGGTTTCTTGATTTCAAGGTTGTGGTTTtagattcttgattttttcttgagtTGCAAGAATTGTTTAagattcttctctctttcttgtttttttcttttgagagaCGCCATTAGAGTAGAAGATATATGCAAGCTTAGATAGTGTTTTACAAGTCTACGCGTGGCTGTTAGGATTGACCTCGTGTAATGCTGGGTTTACAGCTTTCTGAAACAAGGTCTAACAACCTTTGTCTCACTTGGGTTGCTTTGGTTTCTAGCAAACGTTGTCAGGGTTCACTCTTTTCAGAGATCTAACTAGTCTCTTTGTCTCAAAGTTTCATAATTTCTATTAAGGgatacaaaaagaagaaaaaaaaatgatgagaatGAAGACTGCTAAGACAACAGGGCTGTCACAGATGAATGGTGGTTCAGCCGGTGGTGGTGCTGGAGGTGAGTGGGAGGTTAGACCAGGAGGAATGTTAGTCCAGAAGAGAAGCCCGGATTCTGATCGGACCTCCATCCCTCCACCGACAATTAGAGTCAAAGTTAAATATGGGTCAACGCATCATGAAATCAATATTAGCTCACAAGCTACATTCGGTAAGctcttttctcctctcttttttgacttgtttaaaaagttcttaatttttgttctttattgttTCTATAACAATCCAGATGGGAGTTTAGGTTTTGTAACAGTAGTTGCTGTTCAAAATTTAGATGTCCACAGTAGTTAGAGAGAATGATTGaatgatgattttgattttgatttttttttttttttttttcctgggttgTCCTGGGATGCAGGGGAgttgaagaaaatgttgtcaGGGCCAACAGGATTGCATCACCAAGATCAGAAACTGATTTacaaagataaagagagggatTCAAAGGCATTTCTTGATATTTCTGGAGTTAAGGACAAGTCGAAAATGGTGCTAGTTGAGGACCCGATTAGTCAGGAGAAAAGGTTTCTTGAGATGAGAAAGAATGCCAAGATGGAGAAGGCTTCAAAATCCATATCAGAAATCAGCTTCGAAGTTGACCGGCTAGCGGGCCAGGTATTCTATGAAATTAGGCCTTATGTAACTTGATCATAGAATGTTGTAGTTCTTGTTTATTGGATATTGATCTTTTGACTGCAAATTGTTTAGGTTTCAGCTCTTGAATCAGTAATTACTAAAGGGGGTAAAGTAGCAGAGAAAACTGTGCTTAATTTGATTGAGTTATTGATGAATCAATTGCTGAAACTAGATGGAATTATGGTCGATGGTGATGTCAAATTACAAAGGAAAATGCAGGTAATTAgctttgattttgaattcaGTAATTGATTACtgcataaaacatatttatttatttttcacggTGCTGAACTTATTACTTTCCTGATGTTATAATGAAGGTAAAGAGAGTGCAAAGGTGTGTTGAGACTCTTGATATGTTGAAGATCAAGAATTCCATGGCTAATGAAAATGGAGAACAGATTAAGAATCCCATGCCTAATGGCAACGGAAACCATGCACCAACGCAGCAGCAACACCACAAACATTCAAATGGACAAAAACTAGCCCCAATTCAAGAGCGGCAACCAAGGTATACCAATGGACGCTCACTAATACCAATTCAAGAAGAACAACCGCGGCATTCTTTCGATAATTTACCGATCCACAAACAAGAGCAGCCGCCAAGACATTCAGCATCAGGAGCGGTTGTCGTAACCACGCAATGGGAAACATTCGATTCCACACCAGCGCTGGTGCCGGTTCCCTCAACATCTACATCCACCCCAGCCACCAATAATGCAGCTGATCATCAGCCGAAGTTCCCTTGGGATTTCTTCAACTGAACGCCAAGACACGCAGTAGTTGTTTTCTCTTTGTGTGTGGATGTGTTTTGGATTTATCTCCAGTTGGTTTGTTATCTCCTCCATTCTTTGATGTATTTAGATTTGTTTAGCAACCCCTTTAGTCTGTCTCCCATTCAGTTCAAACTGAGAATAAATGGGGTTAGCACAATAGTTGATTATTGCTATTAATCTGTTCTATCTTGTATCCCGCTGTACTCAAATTCATTTGCCATTTTGTAATGTCCCTGGTTTTTTGACAGTGATAGATTATAAATGGACGTGTGCgcgtgtctatatatatatatacatacaaacACATATATTAGTAGATTCTTTTCTTCAGTTCTTGGGCCATCGTTTCTCACTTCAAAGATGACTCTTGAAATTGTGTCCACAACCTTTCCTTGCCCTGTTCGAACAATGTCACACTGACCCGATTTGCAAACCCTTTCTCTCGCTGCCTCATCGAAGCCGAGATTCGTTGTTTCGGGGCTGTGGTGTGCTCCGAATTGAACAGTTTATAATGGTTGATGATAAATTAAGTAACCCTATAATACCTTGCTTCCTGAAGGGGCTACAAACTGACAAAAAGGGAGGTGGAGGAGAGGAGGATTTTTGGCAATCCAAGTAACTAACCTCCAATCGTACAAAGACAGGTCTTGATAAAGTATAGAAGGAAATGATAACAGAGGATTAGGTTTATAACCTATTTTAAACAAGTATGTGTCTTTGTTCTACACTTGGCACCTATTCCAAATTCAGTAACATTCCTCTTTTGGCTGCTTCCATATGATAGCTAAGTATCTATTTACCTAAACATACCAAAACCTAACATTAGGGGAGCAATGCACCAGTAGATACccacattatttaatttaaacctGAGCTAGAGAatgatttagatttaaaaattaacctattaagccaactttaataataataacaaatagcTTTTTACATAAAATTGATCCGACTTATAATAATGTGAACTGggaacatattaaaaaaaatatttgaaataaaagagaataaaaccattcaaaactatcaatataatttgaaatttatatgaaaaaagaaaaagaaaaataaaagagagaaaagagagtcAAAATTGACGTAAAAAATAGATCAATCATTTTATGAttagaatatttataaaaaaaaatacattttcacaacctattttaaaaatcaaaaccgaatAAAAAAACGAGAAGTATATTCATTTATCTACAAAATTGCATTTGGACTGAACCCAAAAAAGGTATATTGCTCTACTAAATGAGCAAGCATCTCTAAAGGAAAAGGGAGGGAGCATCTCAAAAGGGACAAGTTGAAGCCATTCACATGACCAAAAACCACTTCTGGAATCAAAAGAAGATGCCAGAGACAGAAAAGCACCCcactttatttcattttatttatttaattactagtACAATATCTCTTCGACTCACACACCAATAATAAGCTTCTAGATTtaactttaataattaaaatcattaaagtgttatagaaaaagataaaaatctaaTGCAATTGCACTCCCTTTCTGATTTGACAGTTAATTTTTGCTTTCTAATCAACATGTGATTGCTGATAtggtttatgatattttttttaaatattttttatttaaaaataaattaaaataatgtattttggaatttttaaaatttttaaatataaacaaatcaaaatcatccataaaatattaatttattatcttttcaagtaaaaaataattttaaaagctaccacaatattaaatactattttattttattaaaaaaaaaacaaatattcatggCCTAATTTAGGAATTGAGTCCTAACTAAGGAGATGAGAAGTGTATTAATTTACTGATCAGATTAATCCtccaaattgaaaatgaagttgTTCTAAATAAGGCACATGACCCTACTAAATTCTAAATCAGTGAGCATCTTAAAAAGGGCATGACAAGGCCAAAAACtagtaaaacaaataaaaaaaaaacatgtatattaaAAAGACATATCATTCGTGAAAAACGTGTTACTATTTAGAACattattatgatattattttaatatattaaatagtgattatgataataattataatagtgaTAGAGGTActgaaaatgattttaattttaatttttttaaattattatttttaaaaatccttttatatgattaaaattattttttaattttattctttagtatttagttttttaaaaattaaactttatgat
The sequence above is drawn from the Populus alba chromosome 15, ASM523922v2, whole genome shotgun sequence genome and encodes:
- the LOC118056392 gene encoding BAG family molecular chaperone regulator 3; translated protein: MMRMKTAKTTGLSQMNGGSAGGGAGGEWEVRPGGMLVQKRSPDSDRTSIPPPTIRVKVKYGSTHHEINISSQATFGELKKMLSGPTGLHHQDQKLIYKDKERDSKAFLDISGVKDKSKMVLVEDPISQEKRFLEMRKNAKMEKASKSISEISFEVDRLAGQVSALESVITKGGKVAEKTVLNLIELLMNQLLKLDGIMVDGDVKLQRKMQVKRVQRCVETLDMLKIKNSMANENGEQIKNPMPNGNGNHAPTQQQHHKHSNGQKLAPIQERQPRYTNGRSLIPIQEEQPRHSFDNLPIHKQEQPPRHSASGAVVVTTQWETFDSTPALVPVPSTSTSTPATNNAADHQPKFPWDFFN